In a genomic window of Physeter macrocephalus isolate SW-GA chromosome 14, ASM283717v5, whole genome shotgun sequence:
- the NHERF2 gene encoding Na(+)/H(+) exchange regulatory cofactor NHE-RF2 isoform X1 — translation MAAPEPLRPRLCRLVRGEHGYGFHLHGEKGRRGQFIRRVEPGSPAEAAALRAGDRLVEVNGVNVEGETHHQVVQRIKAVEGQTRLLVVDKETDEELRRRQLTCTEEMTQRGLPPAHDPWEPKPDWARGGSLSSEVAQKDVNGPLRELRPRLCHLQKGPQGYGFNLHSDKSRPGQYIRSVDPGSPAAHSGLRAQDRLIEVNGQNVEGLRHAEVVASIKAREDEARLLVVDPETDEHFKRLRVTPTEEHVEGWQHLEARPFSGERPPPEPHCSRGQGEGESHQGQQAGAADGLEPEARDLQQLLSRPCLFPAGLLLHGPWALPLGPAQSSPQWTGGGILTPQAVVVPPPPKNQPVPQ, via the exons ATGGCCGCACCGGAGCCTCTGCGGCCGCGTTTGTGCCGCCTGGTGCGCGGCGAGCACGGCTACGGCTTCCACCTGCACGGCGAGAAGGGCCGCCGCGGGCAGTTCATTCGGCGCGTGGAGCCCGGTTCCCCGGCGGAGGCGGCCGCGCTGCGCGCCGGAGACCGGCTGGTCGAGGTCAACGGCGTCAACGTGGAGGGTGAGACGCACCACCAG GTGGTGCAGAGGATCAAGGCCGTGGAGGGGCAGACTCGGTTGCTGGTGGTGGACAAGGAGACGGACGAAGAGCTCCGCCGGCGGCAACTGACCTGCACCGAGGAGATGACCCAGCGAGGGCTGCCGCCTGCCCACGACCCCTGGGAGCCAAAGCCAGACTGGGCACGAGGGGGCAGCCTCAGCTCTGAGGTCGCCCAGAAG GATGTCAACGGGCCCCTGAGGGAGCTGCGCCCGAGGCTCTGCCACCTGCAAAAAGGCCCCCAGGGCTACGGGTTTAACCTGCACAGTGACAAGTCCCGGCCCGGACAGTATATCCGCTCGGTGGACCCGGGCTCACCTGCTGCCCACTCTGGCCTCCGTGCCCAGGACCGACTCATAGAG GTGAACGGGCAGAATGTGGAGGGGCTGCGCCACGCGGAGGTGGTTGCCAGCATCAAGGCACGGGAGGACGAGGCCCGGCTGCTTGTGGTGGACCCCGAAACAGATGAGCACTTCAAGCGGCTGCGGGTCACACCCACCGAGGAGCATGTGGAAG GATGGCAGCACCTGGAAGCGCGACCCTTTTCAGGAGAGCGGCCTCCACCTGAGCCCCACTGCAGCCGAGGCCAAGGAGAAGGTGAGAGCCACCAGGGTCAACAAGCGGGCGCCGCAGATGGACTGGAACCGGAAGCGAGAGATCTTCAGCAACTTCTGAGCCGTCCCTGCCTGTTTCCTGCCGGGCTCCTCCTGCACGGACCTTGGGCCTTGCCCCTCGGGCCCGCCCAGAGCTCCCCTCAGTGGACTGGAGGGGGCATCCTTACCCCCCAAGCCGTGGTGGTCCCACCACCACCCAAGAACCAACCTGTGCCCCAGTGA
- the NHERF2 gene encoding Na(+)/H(+) exchange regulatory cofactor NHE-RF2 isoform X2, whose translation MAAPEPLRPRLCRLVRGEHGYGFHLHGEKGRRGQFIRRVEPGSPAEAAALRAGDRLVEVNGVNVEGETHHQVVQRIKAVEGQTRLLVVDKETDEELRRRQLTCTEEMTQRGLPPAHDPWEPKPDWARGGSLSSEVAQKDVNGPLRELRPRLCHLQKGPQGYGFNLHSDKSRPGQYIRSVDPGSPAAHSGLRAQDRLIEVNGQNVEGLRHAEVVASIKAREDEARLLVVDPETDEHFKRLRVTPTEEHVEGPLPSPVTNGTSSAQLNGGSVCSSRSDLPGLDKDTEDGSTWKRDPFQESGLHLSPTAAEAKEKVRATRVNKRAPQMDWNRKREIFSNF comes from the exons ATGGCCGCACCGGAGCCTCTGCGGCCGCGTTTGTGCCGCCTGGTGCGCGGCGAGCACGGCTACGGCTTCCACCTGCACGGCGAGAAGGGCCGCCGCGGGCAGTTCATTCGGCGCGTGGAGCCCGGTTCCCCGGCGGAGGCGGCCGCGCTGCGCGCCGGAGACCGGCTGGTCGAGGTCAACGGCGTCAACGTGGAGGGTGAGACGCACCACCAG GTGGTGCAGAGGATCAAGGCCGTGGAGGGGCAGACTCGGTTGCTGGTGGTGGACAAGGAGACGGACGAAGAGCTCCGCCGGCGGCAACTGACCTGCACCGAGGAGATGACCCAGCGAGGGCTGCCGCCTGCCCACGACCCCTGGGAGCCAAAGCCAGACTGGGCACGAGGGGGCAGCCTCAGCTCTGAGGTCGCCCAGAAG GATGTCAACGGGCCCCTGAGGGAGCTGCGCCCGAGGCTCTGCCACCTGCAAAAAGGCCCCCAGGGCTACGGGTTTAACCTGCACAGTGACAAGTCCCGGCCCGGACAGTATATCCGCTCGGTGGACCCGGGCTCACCTGCTGCCCACTCTGGCCTCCGTGCCCAGGACCGACTCATAGAG GTGAACGGGCAGAATGTGGAGGGGCTGCGCCACGCGGAGGTGGTTGCCAGCATCAAGGCACGGGAGGACGAGGCCCGGCTGCTTGTGGTGGACCCCGAAACAGATGAGCACTTCAAGCGGCTGCGGGTCACACCCACCGAGGAGCATGTGGAAG GTCCATTGCCATCACCAGTCACCAACGGGACCAGCTCGGCCCAG CTCAATGGTGGCTCCGTGTGCTCGTCCCGAAGTGACCTGCCTGGCTTAGACAAGGACACTGAG GATGGCAGCACCTGGAAGCGCGACCCTTTTCAGGAGAGCGGCCTCCACCTGAGCCCCACTGCAGCCGAGGCCAAGGAGAAGGTGAGAGCCACCAGGGTCAACAAGCGGGCGCCGCAGATGGACTGGAACCGGAAGCGAGAGATCTTCAGCAACTTCTGA
- the NHERF2 gene encoding Na(+)/H(+) exchange regulatory cofactor NHE-RF2 isoform X4: MARSGSATPPSPAPGAPPRSPSRRLVQDVNGPLRELRPRLCHLQKGPQGYGFNLHSDKSRPGQYIRSVDPGSPAAHSGLRAQDRLIEVNGQNVEGLRHAEVVASIKAREDEARLLVVDPETDEHFKRLRVTPTEEHVEGPLPSPVTNGTSSAQLNGGSVCSSRSDLPGLDKDTEDGSTWKRDPFQESGLHLSPTAAEAKEKVRATRVNKRAPQMDWNRKREIFSNF; this comes from the exons ATGGCCCGCTCTGGGAGTGCCACACCACCCTCCCCGGCCCCAGGAGCCCCTCCACGGAGCCCATCCCGGAGGCTTGTGCAG GATGTCAACGGGCCCCTGAGGGAGCTGCGCCCGAGGCTCTGCCACCTGCAAAAAGGCCCCCAGGGCTACGGGTTTAACCTGCACAGTGACAAGTCCCGGCCCGGACAGTATATCCGCTCGGTGGACCCGGGCTCACCTGCTGCCCACTCTGGCCTCCGTGCCCAGGACCGACTCATAGAG GTGAACGGGCAGAATGTGGAGGGGCTGCGCCACGCGGAGGTGGTTGCCAGCATCAAGGCACGGGAGGACGAGGCCCGGCTGCTTGTGGTGGACCCCGAAACAGATGAGCACTTCAAGCGGCTGCGGGTCACACCCACCGAGGAGCATGTGGAAG GTCCATTGCCATCACCAGTCACCAACGGGACCAGCTCGGCCCAG CTCAATGGTGGCTCCGTGTGCTCGTCCCGAAGTGACCTGCCTGGCTTAGACAAGGACACTGAG GATGGCAGCACCTGGAAGCGCGACCCTTTTCAGGAGAGCGGCCTCCACCTGAGCCCCACTGCAGCCGAGGCCAAGGAGAAGGTGAGAGCCACCAGGGTCAACAAGCGGGCGCCGCAGATGGACTGGAACCGGAAGCGAGAGATCTTCAGCAACTTCTGA
- the NHERF2 gene encoding Na(+)/H(+) exchange regulatory cofactor NHE-RF2 isoform X3, with amino-acid sequence MAAPEPLRPRLCRLVRGEHGYGFHLHGEKGRRGQFIRRVEPGSPAEAAALRAGDRLVEVNGVNVEGETHHQVVQRIKAVEGQTRLLVVDKETDEELRRRQLTCTEEMTQRGLPPAHDPWEPKPDWARGGSLSSEVAQKDVNGPLRELRPRLCHLQKGPQGYGFNLHSDKSRPGQYIRSVDPGSPAAHSGLRAQDRLIEVNGQNVEGLRHAEVVASIKAREDEARLLVVDPETDEHFKRLRVTPTEEHVEGPLPSPVTNGTSSAQDGSTWKRDPFQESGLHLSPTAAEAKEKVRATRVNKRAPQMDWNRKREIFSNF; translated from the exons ATGGCCGCACCGGAGCCTCTGCGGCCGCGTTTGTGCCGCCTGGTGCGCGGCGAGCACGGCTACGGCTTCCACCTGCACGGCGAGAAGGGCCGCCGCGGGCAGTTCATTCGGCGCGTGGAGCCCGGTTCCCCGGCGGAGGCGGCCGCGCTGCGCGCCGGAGACCGGCTGGTCGAGGTCAACGGCGTCAACGTGGAGGGTGAGACGCACCACCAG GTGGTGCAGAGGATCAAGGCCGTGGAGGGGCAGACTCGGTTGCTGGTGGTGGACAAGGAGACGGACGAAGAGCTCCGCCGGCGGCAACTGACCTGCACCGAGGAGATGACCCAGCGAGGGCTGCCGCCTGCCCACGACCCCTGGGAGCCAAAGCCAGACTGGGCACGAGGGGGCAGCCTCAGCTCTGAGGTCGCCCAGAAG GATGTCAACGGGCCCCTGAGGGAGCTGCGCCCGAGGCTCTGCCACCTGCAAAAAGGCCCCCAGGGCTACGGGTTTAACCTGCACAGTGACAAGTCCCGGCCCGGACAGTATATCCGCTCGGTGGACCCGGGCTCACCTGCTGCCCACTCTGGCCTCCGTGCCCAGGACCGACTCATAGAG GTGAACGGGCAGAATGTGGAGGGGCTGCGCCACGCGGAGGTGGTTGCCAGCATCAAGGCACGGGAGGACGAGGCCCGGCTGCTTGTGGTGGACCCCGAAACAGATGAGCACTTCAAGCGGCTGCGGGTCACACCCACCGAGGAGCATGTGGAAG GTCCATTGCCATCACCAGTCACCAACGGGACCAGCTCGGCCCAG GATGGCAGCACCTGGAAGCGCGACCCTTTTCAGGAGAGCGGCCTCCACCTGAGCCCCACTGCAGCCGAGGCCAAGGAGAAGGTGAGAGCCACCAGGGTCAACAAGCGGGCGCCGCAGATGGACTGGAACCGGAAGCGAGAGATCTTCAGCAACTTCTGA